One part of the Neisseria zalophi genome encodes these proteins:
- a CDS encoding C40 family peptidase, which produces MNNFKRLFATTVTTVCLMLADIQLAHADEIENLLRLQAQDGFVQAVGHQDSESQSISGSDADDLIKSAMGLLGVAYRYGGSSVRTGFDCSGFMQHIFKNSMQINLPRTSAQQAKMGVHVNRSDLQPGDMVFFRTMGKGRISHVGLYIGNNRFIHAPRTGKNIEITSLSNKYWNSKYAFGRRVKKNDPSRFLN; this is translated from the coding sequence ATGAATAATTTTAAACGATTGTTTGCTACTACTGTTACAACCGTGTGCTTAATGTTGGCAGATATACAACTCGCGCATGCCGACGAAATTGAAAACTTATTACGTTTACAAGCACAAGATGGATTCGTACAAGCGGTAGGTCATCAGGATAGTGAAAGTCAGAGTATTAGCGGCAGTGATGCCGATGATTTAATTAAAAGTGCAATGGGGCTGCTTGGAGTAGCTTACCGCTACGGCGGCAGTTCTGTCCGTACTGGTTTTGATTGTAGTGGCTTTATGCAGCATATTTTCAAAAACAGTATGCAAATTAATCTGCCGCGCACTTCGGCACAACAAGCCAAAATGGGTGTGCATGTCAACCGTAGTGATTTGCAACCGGGTGATATGGTATTTTTCCGAACAATGGGTAAAGGGCGCATTTCACATGTTGGTCTTTATATCGGTAACAATCGTTTCATTCATGCCCCTCGTACCGGTAAAAATATCGAAATTACCAGCTTAAGCAATAAGTATTGGAATTCGAAATATGCTTTTGGCCGTCGTGTAAAAAAAAATGACCCGTCACGTTTTTTAAATTAA
- a CDS encoding CidA/LrgA family protein: MIRSLSIIFGFLAVGEAVVYLTGVKLPGSIIGMGCLFAALHLGWVKTAWLQQMVDVLMGNLSLFLVPPCVAVMSYLDLVQRDLLSIVTATVVSTFLVMFVTGKVHELMRRFWS; the protein is encoded by the coding sequence ATGATTAGGTCGTTAAGTATTATTTTCGGCTTTTTGGCCGTGGGTGAAGCCGTTGTTTATTTAACAGGTGTTAAGCTGCCCGGTAGTATTATCGGCATGGGGTGTTTGTTTGCCGCATTACATTTGGGTTGGGTGAAAACGGCATGGTTGCAACAGATGGTTGATGTGCTCATGGGCAATTTGTCACTTTTCCTTGTGCCACCCTGCGTGGCCGTAATGAGTTATTTGGATTTGGTACAACGGGATTTGTTGTCGATTGTAACTGCAACTGTGGTCAGCACGTTTTTGGTGATGTTTGTTACTGGTAAGGTACACGAATTAATGCGGAGGTTTTGGTCATGA
- a CDS encoding LrgB family protein, giving the protein MTIFSNPALLLFITVTAYWIANVLRVRTGSFLCNPVVLSTITVILYLKIFDINYDTYHEAAGFIDFWLKPAVVSLAVPLYINWKKIRSQWLPIIVSQAAGSVTGIITGVYIAKWTGAGREVVLSLAAKSVTNPIAIEITRAIGGIPALTAATVILAGMMGQMVGFKLMSASTIRMPTSQGISMGTASHAMGIAASLERSRKLAAYASLGLIFNGVLTAILVPILIPLLGI; this is encoded by the coding sequence ATGACCATATTCTCCAATCCCGCTTTATTATTGTTTATTACCGTTACTGCATATTGGATTGCCAATGTATTGCGCGTACGCACAGGTAGTTTTTTGTGCAACCCTGTGGTTTTAAGCACTATTACAGTGATTCTTTACCTAAAAATATTTGATATTAATTATGATACTTATCACGAGGCTGCCGGATTTATTGATTTTTGGTTGAAACCGGCGGTTGTATCGTTAGCCGTTCCACTTTATATCAATTGGAAAAAAATCCGCAGCCAATGGTTGCCGATTATCGTTTCTCAGGCGGCAGGCAGTGTTACCGGTATTATTACTGGTGTTTACATTGCCAAATGGACAGGTGCAGGGAGAGAGGTGGTGTTATCGTTGGCTGCAAAATCGGTGACCAACCCGATTGCCATCGAAATCACCCGTGCCATCGGCGGTATTCCTGCGCTTACTGCGGCTACTGTGATTTTGGCCGGTATGATGGGGCAGATGGTAGGCTTTAAGCTGATGAGTGCCAGCACTATACGTATGCCGACTTCTCAAGGTATTTCGATGGGTACCGCTTCACATGCGATGGGGATTGCTGCTTCGTTGGAACGCAGTCGGAAGCTGGCTGCTTATGCCAGTCTCGGTCTGATTTTTAATGGTGTACTGACAGCTATTTTGGTGCCGATTTTGATTCCGCTATTGGGTATTTGA
- the moaA gene encoding GTP 3',8-cyclase MoaA — MLTDAFGRTVDYLRISVTDRCDLRCTYCLPKGFKGFAVPKDWLSIEELARVASAFARLGTKRFRLTGGEPLLRKGLTQLAAEINNQPGVEDISLTTNGTQLFKHAQALRQAGVRRLNISLDSLRHDCVKDITGTDCLPQVLEGIKAAKETGFERIKINMVPLKGINEYDLDDMVAFCIENGFILNLIEAMPMGATGQAHAKVSLQPVLTQLQQKFDLTPFNGTIGGGPARYWQSSDGGFTLGLITPMSQHFCETCNRVRLSATGDLHLCLGQEDKVALRPMLRDGCSDDELEQAIRKAVMRKPEKHEFVENPYKIIRVMALTGG, encoded by the coding sequence ATGTTAACCGACGCATTCGGCCGCACCGTAGACTATCTGCGTATTTCCGTGACCGACCGTTGCGATTTACGCTGCACCTATTGTCTGCCTAAGGGGTTTAAAGGTTTTGCTGTCCCCAAAGATTGGCTCAGTATTGAAGAGTTGGCACGTGTTGCCTCTGCTTTTGCGCGCTTGGGCACCAAACGGTTCCGCTTAACCGGCGGGGAACCGCTGTTGCGTAAAGGTTTAACACAACTGGCCGCTGAAATTAACAATCAGCCGGGGGTGGAAGATATTTCCCTGACAACCAACGGTACCCAATTATTCAAACATGCCCAAGCGCTTCGTCAGGCCGGTGTGCGCCGCCTTAATATCAGTTTGGACAGTTTGCGTCATGATTGCGTGAAAGACATTACGGGAACGGATTGTTTGCCACAGGTGCTTGAAGGCATTAAAGCTGCTAAAGAAACCGGTTTTGAGCGGATTAAAATCAACATGGTGCCCCTTAAAGGCATTAATGAATATGACTTGGACGATATGGTGGCGTTTTGTATTGAGAACGGTTTTATTCTCAATTTGATTGAAGCAATGCCGATGGGGGCTACCGGACAGGCGCATGCGAAAGTCAGCTTGCAGCCGGTGTTAACACAATTACAACAAAAGTTTGATCTAACCCCTTTTAACGGCACTATTGGTGGCGGCCCTGCACGTTATTGGCAAAGTAGCGACGGTGGTTTTACCCTCGGCTTGATTACGCCGATGAGCCAGCATTTTTGTGAAACTTGTAATCGTGTGCGTCTTTCCGCTACTGGTGATTTACACCTCTGTCTCGGTCAAGAAGATAAGGTTGCATTGCGCCCGATGCTGCGTGACGGCTGTAGTGATGATGAGTTGGAACAAGCGATTCGTAAAGCAGTGATGCGTAAACCCGAGAAACATGAGTTTGTGGAAAACCCGTATAAAATTATTCGTGTTATGGCGTTAACCGGAGGGTAA
- the luxS gene encoding S-ribosylhomocysteine lyase, which produces MPLLDSFKVDHTRMQAPAVRIAKTMRTPKGDDITVYDLRFCVPNQEILSEKGIHTLEHLFAGFMREHLNDDNVEIIDISPMGCRTGFYMSLIGTPEEEKVASAWSASMEDVLNVQSQKEIPELNEYQCGTYQMHSLIEAQDIARKVLERHIGVNKSEDLMLDEKLLGAD; this is translated from the coding sequence ATGCCGTTGCTTGATAGTTTTAAAGTAGATCACACCCGTATGCAGGCGCCTGCCGTACGTATTGCCAAAACCATGCGTACGCCGAAAGGTGATGATATTACTGTTTATGATCTACGTTTTTGTGTGCCGAATCAGGAAATTTTATCGGAAAAAGGTATCCATACCTTGGAACATCTATTTGCCGGCTTTATGCGCGAACACTTAAATGACGATAATGTCGAGATTATCGATATTTCGCCGATGGGTTGCCGAACCGGCTTTTATATGAGCCTGATTGGCACGCCGGAAGAAGAAAAAGTTGCGTCGGCATGGTCGGCTTCTATGGAAGATGTTTTGAATGTGCAAAGCCAGAAAGAAATCCCCGAACTGAATGAATACCAATGTGGCACTTATCAGATGCATTCTTTAATTGAAGCGCAAGATATTGCCAGAAAGGTATTGGAGCGCCATATTGGTGTAAATAAGAGTGAAGACTTAATGTTGGATGAGAAATTACTCGGTGCTGATTAA
- a CDS encoding pyridoxamine 5'-phosphate oxidase family protein, which yields MPESIFKQISLDILRLHQRAVHSLLATQCSDCPEVYDTVFVIVDGRYYVGLPEELQNEPFKGILLIENEDTETRLSWVATARTVKRKENTYNRVLKALQRRVQSTKETFIQAANFCLLELTPQQGCLTVSNERDYMLSPSDLMKALYPAKRSVEEFAL from the coding sequence ATGCCTGAAAGTATTTTTAAGCAAATTTCTCTCGATATTCTGAGATTGCATCAAAGAGCTGTTCATTCGCTGTTGGCAACACAATGCAGCGATTGCCCTGAAGTTTACGATACAGTTTTTGTGATTGTTGACGGAAGATATTATGTAGGATTGCCCGAAGAGTTGCAAAACGAACCATTTAAAGGCATCTTGCTGATTGAAAACGAAGATACGGAAACACGTTTAAGCTGGGTGGCAACAGCCCGTACAGTGAAGCGTAAAGAAAATACATATAACCGTGTGTTGAAGGCGTTACAGCGTCGTGTTCAATCCACAAAAGAGACATTTATACAGGCAGCCAATTTTTGTTTGTTGGAGCTGACGCCGCAGCAAGGTTGTCTGACTGTTAGTAACGAGAGAGATTATATGCTTTCACCATCTGATTTGATGAAAGCGCTGTATCCGGCAAAGCGTTCAGTTGAAGAATTTGCCTTGTAA
- the miaB gene encoding tRNA (N6-isopentenyl adenosine(37)-C2)-methylthiotransferase MiaB — protein MKKVFIRTFGCQMNEYDSEKMLSVLAEGDELVQVNEAEEADIILFNTCSVREKAQEKVFSDLGRVKSLKTKNPNLIIGVGGCVASQEGETIIKRAPYVDVVFGPQTLHRLPQMIVDKETTGLSQVDISFPEIEKFDHLPPARVEGGSAFISIMEGCSKYCSFCVVPYTRGEEFSRPLNDVLTEIANLAQQGVKEINLLGQNVNAYRGMMDDGGICDFATLLRIVHEIPGIERMRFTTSHPREFSDAIIECYRDLPKLVSHLHLPVQSGSDRVLSAMKRGYTALEYKSIIRKLRAIRPDLCLSSDFIVGFPGETEREFEQTLKLVKDVAFDLSFVFIYSPRPGTPAANLPDDTPHEEKVRRLEALNEIIEAETARINQSMVGTVQRCLVEGISKKDPDQLQARTANNRVVNFTGNPRLINEMVELTITEAYTFSLRGEIVTR, from the coding sequence ATGAAAAAAGTATTTATCCGCACATTCGGCTGCCAAATGAACGAATACGACAGTGAAAAAATGTTGTCCGTATTGGCAGAAGGTGATGAATTAGTGCAAGTAAACGAGGCTGAGGAAGCCGATATTATCCTTTTTAATACGTGCTCTGTGCGAGAAAAGGCACAGGAAAAAGTATTTTCTGATTTAGGACGGGTAAAATCGCTCAAAACCAAAAATCCCAATTTGATTATTGGGGTGGGTGGTTGTGTGGCTTCACAAGAGGGTGAAACGATTATTAAGCGTGCACCTTATGTGGATGTGGTTTTCGGCCCGCAAACATTGCACCGTCTGCCTCAAATGATTGTGGATAAGGAAACAACCGGCCTTTCCCAAGTCGATATTTCGTTTCCCGAAATTGAAAAATTCGACCATCTGCCGCCTGCACGGGTGGAAGGCGGATCGGCTTTTATTTCGATTATGGAAGGCTGTTCGAAATATTGTAGTTTTTGCGTGGTGCCTTATACGCGCGGCGAAGAATTTTCCCGTCCGTTAAACGATGTTTTAACTGAAATCGCCAACCTTGCCCAACAAGGGGTTAAAGAAATCAATTTGTTGGGTCAGAATGTGAATGCCTATCGCGGTATGATGGATGATGGCGGTATTTGTGATTTTGCAACATTGCTACGCATCGTTCATGAAATTCCGGGTATTGAGCGCATGCGCTTTACCACTAGCCACCCGCGTGAGTTTTCGGATGCCATTATCGAGTGTTACCGAGACCTACCCAAATTGGTTTCACACTTGCATCTACCGGTACAAAGCGGATCGGATCGTGTACTAAGTGCCATGAAACGCGGTTATACGGCGCTGGAATATAAATCGATTATCCGCAAATTGCGGGCTATCCGTCCTGATTTATGTTTGAGTTCGGATTTTATTGTCGGCTTCCCCGGTGAAACGGAACGCGAGTTTGAGCAAACATTAAAACTGGTAAAAGACGTAGCATTCGACCTCAGCTTTGTATTTATTTACAGCCCGCGCCCTGGTACGCCTGCGGCCAACTTGCCGGACGATACCCCGCATGAAGAAAAAGTTCGCCGTCTGGAAGCGTTGAACGAAATTATTGAAGCGGAAACTGCGCGTATCAATCAAAGTATGGTCGGCACGGTTCAGCGTTGTTTGGTAGAGGGTATTTCCAAGAAAGACCCAGATCAGTTACAAGCCCGTACAGCCAATAACCGAGTGGTGAATTTCACAGGTAATCCGCGATTAATTAATGAAATGGTGGAGTTAACCATTACCGAAGCGTATACGTTCTCGTTACGTGGTGAAATTGTTACCCGTTGA
- a CDS encoding IS5 family transposase: MSTFFQQTAQAMIAKHIDRFPLLKLEQVIDWQPVEQYLNRQKTRYIRDHRGRPAYPLLAMFKAVLLGQWHSLSDLELEHSLITRIDFNLFCHFDEMNIPDHSTLCRYRNWLAQDNTLAELLDLINRQLTEKGLKVEKAQAAVIDATIIQTAGSKQRQSIEVDSEGEITGQTTPSKDKDARWVKKNGHHQLGYKQHTRTDAEGYIEKLHITAANAHECKHLLPLLAGIAKETTVYADKGYDSAENRKYLEEYKLKDGIMSKSHRNRPLTEAQTRRNKYLSKTRYVVEQSFGTLHRKFRYARAAYFGLEKVAAQSHLKAICLNLLKAANRLRAPIAA, encoded by the coding sequence ATGAGTACGTTCTTTCAGCAAACCGCCCAAGCCATGATTGCCAAACACATTGACCGCTTTCCTTTATTAAAGCTCGAACAGGTGATTGATTGGCAGCCGGTAGAGCAGTATCTGAATCGTCAGAAAACCCGTTATATCCGAGACCACCGCGGCCGTCCCGCCTATCCCTTATTGGCTATGTTTAAAGCCGTTTTACTCGGCCAATGGCACAGTCTTTCCGACCTCGAACTCGAACACAGTCTTATTACCCGTATTGATTTCAACCTGTTTTGTCATTTTGACGAGATGAATATTCCCGATCACAGTACCCTTTGCCGTTACCGCAACTGGCTGGCACAAGACAATACCTTGGCCGAGCTGTTGGATTTGATTAATCGCCAACTGACTGAGAAAGGCTTAAAGGTAGAGAAGGCGCAGGCTGCCGTTATTGATGCGACGATTATTCAGACGGCCGGCAGTAAGCAACGTCAGTCTATAGAGGTTGATAGCGAAGGAGAGATAACCGGTCAAACCACACCGAGCAAAGATAAAGATGCCCGTTGGGTGAAGAAGAACGGTCATCATCAATTAGGCTATAAGCAGCACACCCGTACCGATGCGGAAGGTTACATTGAGAAGCTGCATATTACAGCGGCCAATGCCCATGAGTGCAAACATCTGTTGCCTTTATTGGCAGGCATTGCCAAAGAGACAACGGTCTATGCGGATAAAGGTTATGACAGTGCGGAAAACAGAAAGTATCTGGAAGAATATAAACTGAAAGACGGCATTATGAGTAAATCCCATCGCAACCGTCCGCTGACGGAAGCGCAAACCCGCCGCAACAAATATTTATCGAAAACCCGTTATGTAGTGGAACAGAGTTTCGGTACGCTGCACCGTAAATTCCGCTATGCCCGGGCAGCCTACTTCGGGCTGGAGAAAGTAGCGGCGCAAAGTCATCTGAAAGCGATATGTTTGAACCTGTTGAAGGCGGCCAACAGGCTACGTGCGCCTATTGCTGCCTAA
- the trhA gene encoding PAQR family membrane homeostasis protein TrhA, with protein MYVGERFNAYSHLAGTLLAVTGLVLLLVKAAATMDIYKVVSAAAYGMCLVILYAGSTVYHSVRKPETKAMLQKVDHCAIYLLIAGSYTPFSLVSLHGTWGWWLFGISWGLAVFGIAQELTIGRKSEKRLLSLILYVLMGWLVVVAIFPLVRNLSSAGLFWLVLGGLLYSGGIYWFVNDEKIKHGHGIWHLFVLGGSLAQFISIYFYVI; from the coding sequence ATGTATGTAGGTGAGCGTTTTAACGCATACAGCCATTTGGCGGGCACATTGCTTGCTGTTACCGGGCTGGTGTTATTGTTGGTAAAAGCTGCGGCAACGATGGATATTTATAAAGTAGTTAGTGCGGCGGCTTATGGTATGTGTTTGGTGATTTTGTATGCTGGTTCGACGGTTTATCACAGCGTGCGTAAACCGGAAACCAAAGCAATGTTGCAAAAGGTGGATCATTGTGCAATTTATTTATTGATTGCCGGTAGTTATACCCCGTTTAGTTTGGTGTCTTTACATGGTACATGGGGATGGTGGCTGTTCGGTATTTCTTGGGGATTGGCGGTTTTCGGTATCGCTCAAGAGTTGACCATCGGGCGCAAGAGTGAAAAACGGCTATTATCGCTAATTTTGTATGTGTTGATGGGATGGTTGGTAGTAGTAGCGATTTTCCCGCTGGTGCGTAACCTATCTTCGGCAGGGCTGTTTTGGCTGGTGTTGGGCGGCTTACTTTATAGCGGTGGCATTTATTGGTTTGTGAATGATGAAAAAATCAAACACGGGCATGGTATTTGGCATTTATTTGTGCTAGGCGGCAGCTTGGCACAGTTTATCAGTATTTATTTCTATGTGATTTAA
- the uvrC gene encoding excinuclease ABC subunit UvrC yields the protein MPEAFDLNIFLKNLPNLPGVYRMLDSKGQVLYVGKAVNLKRRVSSYFQKNDHSPRIMLMVRQIHSVETTVTRSEAEALILENNLIKALSPKYNILFRDDKSYPYLMLSGHEFPQMAYYRGTLKKPNQYFGPYPNGYAVRDSIQILQKIFQLRTCEDSTFQHRDRACLLYQIKRCSGPCVGHISYEDYQESVREAATFLNGKTGELTQMLHHKMNQAAAALQFEEAARYRDQIQALGLVQSQQFIDSKTPNNPNDIDLLALVVEKGGVCIHWVSIRGGRHVGDKNFFPDVRNDPEPDGQDYAEAFVAQHYLGKSKPDIIISNFTLPKVLQTALSEEHGKQIQFVTKTIGERKVWLKMAEQNARLALAQHQLQQGSRQNRIEELARILNMDSDSLQRLECFDISHTQGEATVASCVVYDDHDIQPAQYRRYNITTAKAGDDYAAMREVLTRRYGKLAEAEANGESVKWPDAVLIDGGKGQVGVAVEVWTELGLHIPIIGIAKGPERKAGLEELILPFTGETFRLPHNSPALHLLQTVRDESHRFAITGHRKKRDKARVTSSLSEIPGVGAKRRQALLTRFGGLRGIVAASVEDLAQVEGISKSLAEKIYDSLH from the coding sequence GTGCCTGAAGCTTTCGATTTAAATATTTTTTTAAAAAACCTGCCTAATCTGCCGGGTGTATACCGTATGCTCGACAGTAAAGGGCAGGTTTTGTATGTCGGCAAAGCGGTTAATCTTAAGCGGCGTGTTTCCAGTTATTTTCAAAAAAACGACCATTCGCCACGCATTATGCTGATGGTGAGACAGATTCATTCGGTCGAAACGACCGTGACCCGTTCGGAAGCGGAAGCTTTGATTTTAGAAAATAATTTAATCAAAGCGTTGTCACCCAAATACAATATTTTATTCCGTGATGATAAAAGCTATCCTTATTTGATGTTGAGCGGGCATGAGTTCCCGCAAATGGCCTATTATCGCGGTACCTTAAAAAAGCCGAACCAATATTTCGGCCCTTATCCCAACGGATATGCCGTACGCGACAGCATACAGATTCTGCAAAAAATCTTTCAATTGCGTACTTGTGAAGACAGTACGTTTCAACATCGCGACCGTGCCTGCCTGCTTTATCAGATTAAGCGCTGTTCGGGCCCTTGCGTCGGGCATATTTCTTATGAAGATTATCAAGAAAGCGTGCGGGAAGCGGCTACTTTTCTCAATGGGAAAACCGGCGAGCTGACACAAATGCTGCATCATAAAATGAACCAAGCCGCCGCCGCCTTGCAGTTTGAAGAAGCCGCCCGTTATCGTGACCAAATTCAGGCACTCGGCTTGGTTCAGAGCCAGCAATTTATCGACAGTAAAACCCCCAATAACCCCAACGATATCGACTTATTGGCGCTGGTGGTCGAAAAGGGTGGGGTATGTATTCATTGGGTCAGCATACGCGGCGGCCGCCATGTGGGGGACAAAAACTTCTTTCCCGATGTCCGTAACGATCCCGAACCGGACGGCCAAGACTATGCCGAGGCATTTGTGGCGCAACATTATTTAGGCAAGAGCAAGCCGGATATTATTATCAGCAATTTTACCCTACCCAAAGTGCTTCAGACGGCCTTGAGTGAAGAGCACGGCAAGCAAATTCAATTTGTTACCAAAACGATTGGCGAGCGTAAAGTATGGCTGAAGATGGCGGAACAGAATGCCCGCCTTGCCCTTGCACAACACCAATTACAACAAGGCAGCCGTCAAAACAGAATCGAAGAATTGGCAAGGATTCTGAATATGGATTCGGACAGCCTGCAACGCTTGGAATGCTTCGATATCAGCCATACGCAAGGTGAAGCGACCGTGGCGTCTTGTGTGGTCTACGACGACCACGATATCCAACCCGCACAATACCGCCGCTACAATATTACTACTGCCAAAGCGGGTGATGATTATGCCGCTATGCGCGAAGTGCTGACCCGTCGTTACGGTAAACTGGCCGAGGCGGAAGCCAACGGTGAAAGTGTGAAATGGCCGGATGCCGTATTGATTGACGGCGGCAAAGGGCAGGTTGGTGTAGCGGTAGAGGTATGGACGGAGCTGGGGCTGCATATTCCCATCATCGGTATTGCCAAAGGCCCCGAGCGCAAAGCGGGCTTGGAAGAGCTGATATTGCCTTTTACTGGTGAGACATTCCGACTGCCACACAACAGCCCGGCCTTGCATTTATTACAAACCGTGCGCGATGAGTCACACCGTTTCGCCATTACCGGCCATCGTAAAAAACGCGATAAAGCGCGTGTGACTTCTTCTTTAAGCGAGATACCCGGCGTTGGTGCCAAACGCCGTCAGGCATTGCTCACCCGTTTTGGCGGGTTGCGCGGCATTGTTGCGGCCAGTGTGGAAGATTTGGCACAAGTGGAAGGTATCAGTAAGTCACTGGCTGAAAAAATTTATGACAGCCTTCACTGA
- the pgsA gene encoding CDP-diacylglycerol--glycerol-3-phosphate 3-phosphatidyltransferase produces the protein MPWNFPIFLTWMRVLLIPVFTILFYLPDSWLDRQTVNWAAAAIFAAAAVTDWFDGFLARLWKQTSEFGAFLDPVADKLMVAVALLLLVSLDRTYVIFAMIIIGREITISALREWMAQMGRRSSIAVATIGKFKTAAQMVAILLLLIGLEDFHGLNLMVIGNILMFIASVLTIWSMFYYLKMAWKEFEH, from the coding sequence ATGCCTTGGAATTTCCCCATTTTTCTTACTTGGATGCGTGTCTTGCTGATTCCGGTATTTACTATATTGTTTTATTTACCGGATAGTTGGTTAGACAGACAAACCGTTAATTGGGCTGCTGCCGCTATTTTTGCGGCTGCTGCTGTTACCGATTGGTTCGACGGCTTCTTAGCACGTCTTTGGAAGCAAACATCGGAATTTGGCGCTTTTCTTGATCCGGTTGCCGATAAACTGATGGTGGCCGTGGCTTTATTACTTTTGGTCAGCTTGGATCGTACTTATGTGATTTTTGCGATGATTATCATCGGTAGGGAAATCACCATTTCCGCATTACGTGAATGGATGGCACAAATGGGGCGGCGTAGCAGTATCGCCGTTGCCACCATTGGTAAATTTAAAACAGCGGCGCAAATGGTAGCCATTTTATTATTACTTATCGGACTGGAAGATTTTCACGGTTTGAACCTGATGGTTATCGGCAACATATTGATGTTTATTGCATCTGTGCTGACAATTTGGTCGATGTTCTATTATTTGAAAATGGCATGGAAAGAATTCGAGCATTAA
- a CDS encoding DUF6853 family protein: MMKINDLNSVRDSLRELGLKQGIDLGDEKAIAKFNDEVPFDSRWFDSRWLCCYLEDWNEELEERLHYFFKNMSDYQDAMDKEDIKSATSSFHAALSCAGDVSNIFGYIKNDMVKLLHGEDKTTDFQWPQFNNE; the protein is encoded by the coding sequence ATGATGAAAATAAACGATTTAAATTCAGTAAGAGACTCACTTAGAGAATTGGGTCTCAAGCAAGGAATTGACCTTGGCGACGAAAAGGCAATTGCAAAATTCAATGATGAAGTTCCTTTTGATTCACGATGGTTCGATTCACGATGGCTTTGCTGCTATTTGGAAGACTGGAATGAAGAACTGGAAGAACGCCTTCATTATTTTTTTAAGAATATGAGTGACTACCAAGATGCAATGGACAAAGAAGATATTAAATCTGCCACTAGTTCCTTCCACGCAGCTTTGTCCTGTGCTGGTGATGTCAGCAATATCTTTGGCTATATCAAAAATGATATGGTTAAACTCCTACACGGTGAGGATAAAACAACTGATTTCCAATGGCCACAATTTAATAATGAATAG
- a CDS encoding YybH family protein, with product MKSSHFLVAALTASFLFSGNALAADTHTATAVRATSPEQSGGTFKYSTNRQIAAEQKNVYDTIIRYQNALNAGDTKTILNLFADESYSQWNDKLTADTTAERRQQYDDLFQREKFETDFAFDTIWINGDTAVVRTHHHVGSVVTNFKEQKTVIDLNREVFVMRKVNGQWKIFLYTFNTNPLQGEA from the coding sequence ATGAAATCATCTCACTTTTTAGTTGCAGCATTAACCGCTTCTTTTCTTTTCAGTGGCAACGCATTAGCTGCTGATACACATACTGCAACAGCTGTAAGAGCAACATCACCGGAGCAATCTGGCGGAACTTTTAAATACTCTACCAACCGCCAAATTGCCGCCGAGCAAAAAAATGTATATGACACCATTATTCGATATCAAAATGCACTCAATGCCGGCGATACCAAAACTATTTTGAACTTATTCGCTGATGAAAGCTATTCACAATGGAACGACAAATTGACTGCCGACACCACCGCAGAAAGACGTCAACAATATGACGATCTGTTCCAACGTGAAAAATTTGAAACCGACTTTGCTTTTGATACCATTTGGATTAATGGTGACACTGCCGTTGTGAGAACACACCATCACGTAGGTTCGGTAGTAACCAACTTCAAAGAACAAAAAACCGTGATTGACTTAAACCGCGAAGTTTTTGTAATGCGAAAAGTGAATGGCCAATGGAAAATCTTCCTCTATACCTTTAACACTAATCCGCTTCAAGGTGAAGCTTAA